Below is a window of Agathobacter rectalis ATCC 33656 DNA.
GTTTCATTCGGTGCTATTGAGCCGGTTATTCCTAACATGATTATTCCAAAGTTAAATGGTTTCCCAACCATCATCCTCTGGGCAGTAGCAGCAATCGCAATTGTATGGTTTATCTGGAACAAGACAACATTTGGTAAAAACCTCTACGCAGTAGGAGGAAACCCGGAGGCAGCAGCAGTTTCAGGTATCTCAGTATTTGCAGTAACTCTCGGCGCATTCGTGATGGCCGGTATCCTTTATGGATTTGGCTCATGGCTTGAGTGTGCAAGAATGGTTGGTTCAGGTTCAGCAGCTTATGGACAGGGCTGGGATATGGACGCAATCGCAGCCTGTGTAGTTGGTGGTGTATCATTCACAGGTGGTATCGGTAAGATATCAGGTGTTGTAACCGGTGTATGTATCTTCACAGCACTCACATACTCTCTTACAATCCTTGGTATTGATACAAACCTTCAGTTCGTATTCTCAGGAATTATCATTCTTGTAGCAGTTACACTTGACTGTCTGAAATACGTTCAGAAGAAATAATATCGCAAGAAAATTTCTTTTTCATACTTCCAAAATGATCAGCAGAGATGTCAGGGTGGCATCTCTGCTTTAATTTTGTTGTGTGGACAGTTATACTTTTGGAATTACACTTTTGTTTATTTAAAGCTACAAAAGAAGATATCATATATGATATAATACTATACAGACAGATTTTATTATCCGGGGGATAAATTTATGCTACACACGGATTTTATGGTGTATGCAGTTCAATAATTACAAGCAGGGAGAAGACATAAAATGTATACATTATTACTGGTTGATGACGAAGAGGATGTAATAGAGGTAATCGAGAGAAAGGTATCCTGGGAGCAGATTGGTTTTCATGTTGTAGGACATGCGGGAAATGGCTTCAAGGCGCTTGAGATGATGGAGGACATGCAGCCGGATGTTGTGATGACTGACATACGTATGCCTTACATGGACGGACTTGAGCTGTGCAGTAACATCAGGCAGAGGTTTCCTGCGACGAAGCTCTTGCTTTTCACAGGCTTTGACGATTTTGAGTATGCAAAGGAGGCAGTACATCTCGAGATAGAGGAGTATATTTTAAAGCCACTCAATCTGGCTGAAATCACAGAGGTATTCAAAAAGCTTAAGACAAAGCTGGATGATGAGCTGAACGAGAAGAAAAACACAGACATATTGAAGCAGTATTATGCAGCATCACTGCCTGTTTTGCAGTCAAACTTTTATACGACACTTATCGAGGGACGCATACCGGAAAATGAGCTGGGCAGGTACATGCGTGACTATAAGATTGTGCTTGAGGGACCATATTACTGCTGTATTATCATACATACCTCCGCAAGTCAGATGCCGCAGGGCATGGATATCAGACTGCTTGCAGTGTCAGTAGAGCGACAGGCACAGGCTGATTTAAAGGAGCGCTGGAATGGCAGGATTTTTAACTATCTCGGTGATACGGTCATGATAGCCCAGCTTGTGCAGCAGGAGGATATCTCTGAGCTGACAGATGAGTGCGACAGATTCTGCAAATATGTAAATCATGTAATGGGAGCAAAGGTAACTGTCGGAATCGGACAGGTGTGCGAAAATGTACAGGAGCTGGTGAGCTCTTATCAGAGTGCGAGGGAGGCAGTATCCTACAGGGTGCTTTATGGCAGCAACAGGGCAATAAACATGACAGAGGTTGAGCCACAGCGACGTATATCAAAGGATGGCGATGAGGGAAATGAGCTGTCAAATTTATTTAAAATGATTTGTATCGGCAAGATAGAGGATGTGGGACAGGCTGTTGAGGCGTATATGCAGCACAATTTTATGTCGCAGCAGTCACTTGAGAACTACCATGTGGCAGTAATGGAGCTGATCAGTGAGTTATATCATTTCATGAGCAATAATGAGCTAAATGCGCAGGAAATATCGGGAAGTGTAGGCAGGCTTTATAATGAGCTCTCCAATTTTGAGCCGGTGGTGCTCAAGCAGTGGCTTTTGGATTTTTCAAGCAGGCTGCACGACGATATGGCTGATGCCAGATACAACTCCAAGAAGTCACTCATAGACAGTGCAAAGGATTATGTGCACAGGAATTACAGAAGTGTGGACCTTGGACTTGACGATACATGTAAGGAATTAGGAGTATCTAACTCGTATTTTTCAAGTCTGTTCAAGAAGGAAACCGGCAGCTCGTTTGTGGAGTATCTGACTGATTACAGAATGGACAAGGCTGCCAGAATGCTTGTGGAGACAGACGACAAGAGCTATGTCATAGCCCAGAATGTAGGCTATGCGGATCCGAACTATTTCAGTTATGTTTTTAAGAGAAAGTATGGGGTTTCCCCATCCAGGTACAGGACAGAGTATGAGAAGAATAAGGTATAAATCAGGCAATATACAATCCATAATAATGCTCTCATTCTCACTGCTGTCGTTTGCAATAATGCTTGTCACAGTTGTGGTGATGTATATAAAATTTGCCGATGCATCGCAGGACAGTATCATAGAGAGCAATCATAAGGTGATGGACCAGACAATAGACAGTGTGGAAAGCTATCTGGTCAATATGAGGCAGGTTTCGGATGCGGCGTATTATAATGTAATAAAGGAGAATGATATTTTAAAGCAGTCTGACAGCATACACGATGGCATGAGCCTGCTCTATGAGTCAAACAAGGAATATCTGCGCAGTATTGCCTTGTATAATCAGTATGGAAGCCTTATAGCTGCAGAGCCTGTTGTGTCCCAGAAGGAGGACCCGGATGTGACAAAACAGGACTGGTTCATAGAAGCTATGGAGCGCATGGAAAATATACATTTTTCAACACCTCATGTACAGAATCTGTTTGACGATGGTTCCATGAGATATCATCTGGTCATATCATCAAGCCGTGCCGTGGAGCTGACCTCAGGTTCAGAATCACAGATGGGTGTGATGCTTGTGGACATGGATTATTCGAGTGTATCAAGGATGCTTGAGAGGATAAATACATCGGGAAAAGGACAGTATTATTATCTGTGTGATGCAAAGGGCAATATTATTTACCATCCGCATCAGATACAGTTTGATGGAGATGTTCCGGAAAACAGCGATGTTGCGGCAAAGTCGCAAAACAGTATATATGATGATTATCTGAATGGAGTGCATCGTAAGATTATGGTAGATACAATCAGCTACACAGGCTGGAAGCTTGTATGTGTGATGCCATACTCCATCTTTACCAATAAGATGGCGGATGTGAAGCAGTTTGTTTTTGTTATAATGATTATTATGGCTATGATGTTTGTGTGGATAAACAGAGTGATAGCTATACGTATTTCAAAGCCGATAATGAAGCTGGATGATTCTGTGAAAAGGTATGAGAATGGCAATGAAGCAGATATTTATGTAGGTGGTTCCTCAGAGATACGGCATCTGGGATACTCTATACGTAATTCATATAAGCAGAACAATGAGCTCATGAAAAAGATCGTATGGGAGCAGAACGAGAGACGAAAGAGCGAGCTTGATGTGCTTCAAAGCCAGATTAATCCGCACTTTTTGTATAATACTCTTGACTCCATCACATGGATGATTGAAGGAGGCAAAAACGAGGAGGCCTCGTTTATGATTACGCAGCTTGCAAAACTTTTCCGTATCAGTCTGTCGAAGGGACATACCATAATACCTGTACGAGATGAGCTTTTGCACGCAAAAAGCTACATGAATATTCAGAAGGTGCGCTATAAGAACAAATTTGAGGTGAGCTTTGAGGTAGACGAGGAAATAATGGACTACTGTGCGGTGAAGCTGGTGCTTCAGCCGATTTTGGAAAACGCACTAAATTACGGAATCAGAGAGCTGGACGATTTCGGAGAGATAGTAGTCGGAGGCCAAAAAGTGGGAGAGGATATCATCATAACGGTATCAGACAACGGAATGGGCATTCCGGAGAATGAAATTCCGTTTTTGCTGACAAATACGGACAGGGTTCACAAGAAGGGCTCGGGAGTAGGGCTTGTCAATGTAAATAACAGGATAAAGATACTGTTTGGAGAGCGCTATGGCCTGCATATAGAAAGTGAGCTTGATGAGGGAACAGTTGTGACAATCAAAATCCCGGCAATTGTCTATTCAGAGGAAAACAGACTTCAATTTGAGGAGCATCATATAGTATGAAGCAAGTACAATTCCCTTGCTGCATGGGAGGTGTGAGAGTGACAGTGAAAAATAAATGGACAAATATGAGCAAGAATAAGAGAAACTTCATCATAACAGAGCTGCTACTTGGAGTACTACTTGTGATAGGAATAGGTTTTATCGCATACAATAAGCTCAATGAGAAACCGGAGCGTATTGCAGTTGTGATGGCTGATGTGGATGAAAGCCACAGTGCTGCGTTTAAATATGGCATGAAAATGGCGGCCTCTGAGTATGGTGTGGATGTAGTTATGATAAGTAAGGAAAATCTGAACAATATGTCAGATGAAATTGATGTCATAAAGCAGGAGATAAACAAAAAAGCTGATGCGGTCGTTTTCAAGCCGACAGCAGAAAAAATGACAGAAGAAAAAAGCCTTAATACACTTATCCGGATAAATAAAAAGACACCGATAATGGTTGTCGGAGACCAGGCGGGAAGCGAGAGCTTTAAGTCGTTAAATACAGTGGAGTTTGACCAGTACAGCATGGGTACGGAACTGGCACAAAAGCTTCTTGCTGACAACAACGGAACACTTTCAGGTAAAAAAATAGGAATCTATTGTGAAAACACTGAATCCGATGCCTGTAAAAAACGCATTGATGGCATAAAGGATACTCTTGCGGAGAGCGGCTGTGTTGTGATGTGGATTGTATCAGGTGTT
It encodes the following:
- a CDS encoding response regulator, with the translated sequence MYTLLLVDDEEDVIEVIERKVSWEQIGFHVVGHAGNGFKALEMMEDMQPDVVMTDIRMPYMDGLELCSNIRQRFPATKLLLFTGFDDFEYAKEAVHLEIEEYILKPLNLAEITEVFKKLKTKLDDELNEKKNTDILKQYYAASLPVLQSNFYTTLIEGRIPENELGRYMRDYKIVLEGPYYCCIIIHTSASQMPQGMDIRLLAVSVERQAQADLKERWNGRIFNYLGDTVMIAQLVQQEDISELTDECDRFCKYVNHVMGAKVTVGIGQVCENVQELVSSYQSAREAVSYRVLYGSNRAINMTEVEPQRRISKDGDEGNELSNLFKMICIGKIEDVGQAVEAYMQHNFMSQQSLENYHVAVMELISELYHFMSNNELNAQEISGSVGRLYNELSNFEPVVLKQWLLDFSSRLHDDMADARYNSKKSLIDSAKDYVHRNYRSVDLGLDDTCKELGVSNSYFSSLFKKETGSSFVEYLTDYRMDKAARMLVETDDKSYVIAQNVGYADPNYFSYVFKRKYGVSPSRYRTEYEKNKV
- a CDS encoding cache domain-containing sensor histidine kinase, whose translation is MRRIRYKSGNIQSIIMLSFSLLSFAIMLVTVVVMYIKFADASQDSIIESNHKVMDQTIDSVESYLVNMRQVSDAAYYNVIKENDILKQSDSIHDGMSLLYESNKEYLRSIALYNQYGSLIAAEPVVSQKEDPDVTKQDWFIEAMERMENIHFSTPHVQNLFDDGSMRYHLVISSSRAVELTSGSESQMGVMLVDMDYSSVSRMLERINTSGKGQYYYLCDAKGNIIYHPHQIQFDGDVPENSDVAAKSQNSIYDDYLNGVHRKIMVDTISYTGWKLVCVMPYSIFTNKMADVKQFVFVIMIIMAMMFVWINRVIAIRISKPIMKLDDSVKRYENGNEADIYVGGSSEIRHLGYSIRNSYKQNNELMKKIVWEQNERRKSELDVLQSQINPHFLYNTLDSITWMIEGGKNEEASFMITQLAKLFRISLSKGHTIIPVRDELLHAKSYMNIQKVRYKNKFEVSFEVDEEIMDYCAVKLVLQPILENALNYGIRELDDFGEIVVGGQKVGEDIIITVSDNGMGIPENEIPFLLTNTDRVHKKGSGVGLVNVNNRIKILFGERYGLHIESELDEGTVVTIKIPAIVYSEENRLQFEEHHIV
- a CDS encoding sugar ABC transporter substrate-binding protein produces the protein MKQVQFPCCMGGVRVTVKNKWTNMSKNKRNFIITELLLGVLLVIGIGFIAYNKLNEKPERIAVVMADVDESHSAAFKYGMKMAASEYGVDVVMISKENLNNMSDEIDVIKQEINKKADAVVFKPTAEKMTEEKSLNTLIRINKKTPIMVVGDQAGSESFKSLNTVEFDQYSMGTELAQKLLADNNGTLSGKKIGIYCENTESDACKKRIDGIKDTLAESGCVVMWIVSGVSDTGEKINLQSQRKVDIVLAIDDASVVEAAKEASDNNLQGALVYGIGNSTEAIYYLDSGWTEALITPDEFAAGYKSVVGLVDMLRGSRKYSVEEKPVSYQLLTRKNLFDEENKKLLYAISQ